One genomic segment of Synechocystis sp. LKSZ1 includes these proteins:
- a CDS encoding SH3 domain-containing protein: MKKISGFLQFLLGFILGITLFTGGAALIGYVILTRFTAPPSKPVFSEEKPKASPIPSPVTASPSPSPSSSPTISPSPSPSPSPSPSPSPSPEATLPPGAYKAKVIWSGGLSLRSEPSRSSERAGGVAYNDEVMVLEKSADGEWVKIRAGNQEGWVRQGNLEKTE, translated from the coding sequence ATGAAAAAAATATCTGGATTCTTACAATTCCTCTTGGGCTTTATCCTCGGTATTACCCTCTTTACGGGGGGAGCGGCTCTAATTGGCTACGTTATTTTGACGCGCTTTACGGCCCCTCCCAGCAAGCCTGTATTTAGTGAAGAAAAGCCAAAAGCAAGCCCGATACCTTCCCCAGTAACGGCTTCGCCGTCCCCCAGTCCGAGTAGTTCACCGACCATCAGTCCTAGTCCGTCTCCCAGTCCCAGTCCCAGTCCCAGTCCCTCTCCTAGCCCAGAAGCGACCCTTCCCCCTGGAGCCTATAAAGCCAAGGTTATTTGGAGCGGAGGGTTAAGTTTACGCAGTGAACCCAGTCGTTCCTCTGAGCGGGCCGGTGGGGTGGCTTATAACGATGAAGTAATGGTGCTAGAAAAATCCGCCGACGGGGAATGGGTCAAAATCCGGGCCGGAAACCAGGAAGGTTGGGTGCGCCAGGGCAACCTGGAAAAAACGGAATAA
- a CDS encoding phospholipid carrier-dependent glycosyltransferase, producing the protein MLNSRLKLQLSWFQWMLGVLFIVALILRFWKLEQFNVLVFDEVYYAKFANDYWLGKPFFPSHPPLSHYLIALGMGLGSLFPAGPDSLNELTGSLRSTWSYRWLNALVGSTIPLLVGALGYLLTQRRRFTILLVLLASLDGLFLVESRYALNNIYLIFFGLLGQIACLTYLRQQQRWQLILAGIFLGCAGSVKWNGFAFLLGIYCLWALAWGLALWQRWRGKPEPGIPVLWHRFQQVSPLQVLLYLVLIPLLTYSLLWIPHLLMNPEYRSLAGFWRIQVETWQYHQRIGNTPDVHPYCSPWYSWLILWRPVAYYYQTGKYGVVYDVHSMANPILLWFSTGALAVLGANLLSTYRSRRLHNRWLRGMGLFLAVNYLVNLLPWLKISRCTFFYHYMPAYLFSWFALALILDNLLASRQSFGRIVALTTLGLIFVGFLYWLPIFLGLPLTPQAFSWRMLFRSWI; encoded by the coding sequence ATGCTGAATTCCCGTCTTAAGCTCCAGTTATCCTGGTTTCAATGGATGCTAGGGGTACTTTTCATCGTTGCCCTGATCCTCCGTTTCTGGAAACTAGAGCAGTTTAATGTCCTTGTCTTTGACGAAGTTTATTACGCTAAATTTGCCAACGATTATTGGCTGGGTAAGCCCTTTTTTCCCTCCCACCCGCCCCTGAGTCACTACCTAATCGCCCTGGGTATGGGTCTGGGATCGTTATTTCCCGCAGGGCCAGACAGCTTAAATGAACTCACTGGTTCCCTGCGTTCCACCTGGAGTTATCGTTGGCTCAATGCCCTAGTGGGGTCAACCATTCCCTTGCTGGTTGGGGCCTTGGGCTATCTGCTGACCCAACGGCGACGTTTCACGATTCTCCTGGTTCTTTTGGCTAGCTTGGATGGCCTGTTTTTGGTGGAGTCCCGCTACGCCCTCAATAATATTTACCTGATTTTTTTTGGCCTGCTGGGCCAGATTGCCTGCCTGACCTACCTCCGACAACAGCAACGCTGGCAGTTAATCCTGGCGGGTATTTTTCTCGGTTGTGCCGGAAGTGTGAAGTGGAATGGCTTTGCCTTTTTGTTGGGAATCTACTGCCTATGGGCCTTGGCCTGGGGTCTGGCCCTTTGGCAGCGTTGGCGAGGAAAACCAGAGCCTGGGATTCCAGTGTTATGGCACCGTTTCCAGCAAGTTTCCCCGTTGCAGGTGCTACTTTACCTCGTGCTGATTCCCCTACTTACCTATAGCCTGCTCTGGATTCCCCATCTACTGATGAACCCGGAGTATCGTTCCCTGGCCGGATTTTGGCGGATTCAAGTGGAAACCTGGCAATACCACCAGCGCATCGGCAACACGCCGGATGTCCATCCCTATTGTTCTCCCTGGTACAGTTGGCTCATTCTTTGGCGACCCGTAGCCTACTATTATCAAACGGGTAAATACGGTGTGGTTTACGATGTCCACAGCATGGCCAACCCAATTTTGCTTTGGTTTTCCACGGGGGCCTTAGCTGTTTTGGGCGCGAACTTACTGAGTACCTATCGTTCTCGACGGCTCCATAACCGCTGGCTCCGGGGCATGGGCCTATTTTTGGCTGTTAATTATCTGGTTAATCTCCTCCCTTGGTTAAAAATCAGCCGTTGTACCTTTTTCTATCACTACATGCCGGCCTACCTCTTCAGTTGGTTTGCTTTGGCGTTGATTCTGGATAATCTCTTGGCCAGTCGCCAATCCTTTGGACGGATCGTGGCCCTGACTACCCTCGGTCTGATTTTTGTCGGTTTTTTATACTGGTTGCCAATTTTTCTGGGGCTTCCCCTCACACCCCAGGCCTTTTCTTGGCGGATGTTATTTAGGAGTTGGATCTAA
- the crcB gene encoding fluoride efflux transporter CrcB, which produces MALDPNLRSALAVTLGAIPGALSRYYLSLWAARWLGEGFPFGTFLVNVSGSFLMGLIVTLAMTRNLITPELRLLLTVGFLGSYTTFSTYALDTHLLLRVGFFGQTLIYGVGSLVLGVVAVELGALLARSLP; this is translated from the coding sequence ATGGCCCTAGATCCTAATCTCAGATCGGCCCTAGCCGTTACCCTGGGGGCCATTCCGGGAGCATTGAGTCGCTACTACCTTAGCCTATGGGCCGCCCGTTGGCTGGGGGAAGGTTTTCCCTTCGGGACATTCCTGGTGAATGTGAGTGGGTCTTTTTTAATGGGCCTGATCGTGACCCTGGCCATGACGCGTAACTTGATTACCCCAGAACTGCGACTCCTGTTAACCGTAGGTTTCTTGGGTTCCTACACCACCTTTTCGACCTATGCCCTCGATACCCACCTGCTCCTGCGGGTCGGTTTTTTTGGCCAAACTTTAATCTACGGGGTGGGAAGCCTGGTGCTGGGAGTGGTAGCCGTCGAATTGGGGGCCCTCTTGGCCCGTAGCCTACCCTAG
- a CDS encoding type I glyceraldehyde-3-phosphate dehydrogenase, whose translation MIRVAINGFGRIGRNFLRCWLGRAASQIEVVGINDTSDPRTNAHLLRYDSMLGKLNNVDITADDNSITVNGKTIKCVSDRNPLNLPWAEWNVDLIIEATGVFVDHEGASKHLAAGAKKILITAPGKGANIGTYVVGVNAHEYRHSDYDVISNASCTTNCLAPIAKVLHENFGIIKGTMTTTHSYTGDQRILDASHRDLRRARAAAVNIVPTSTGAAKAVALVIPELKGKLNGIALRVPTPNVSIVDLVVQVEKNTITEQVNEVLQAAAEGPLKGILDYTDLPLVSSDFRGTDCSSTVDAGLTMVMGGDMVKVVAWYDNEWGYSQRVVDLAEVVAQNWQ comes from the coding sequence GTGATTAGAGTAGCAATCAACGGTTTCGGACGTATTGGGCGTAATTTTCTACGATGCTGGCTGGGGCGGGCCGCGAGCCAAATCGAAGTCGTCGGCATCAATGATACTTCAGACCCCAGAACGAATGCCCACTTGCTGAGATACGACTCCATGCTGGGTAAACTTAACAACGTGGATATCACTGCCGATGACAACTCCATCACCGTCAACGGCAAAACCATTAAATGCGTTTCTGACCGTAATCCCCTCAATCTTCCCTGGGCGGAATGGAACGTTGATTTGATTATTGAAGCCACCGGGGTCTTTGTCGATCACGAAGGGGCCTCGAAGCATTTGGCCGCGGGTGCTAAAAAGATTTTGATTACTGCTCCTGGGAAAGGGGCCAATATTGGCACCTACGTTGTGGGGGTCAATGCTCATGAATACCGCCACAGTGACTACGATGTCATCAGCAATGCGAGCTGTACCACCAACTGTCTGGCCCCCATTGCCAAGGTACTACACGAGAATTTTGGCATTATCAAAGGCACGATGACCACGACCCACAGCTACACTGGGGATCAACGGATTCTCGATGCCAGCCACCGAGATCTGCGTCGGGCTCGGGCTGCCGCGGTGAACATTGTTCCTACTTCCACGGGCGCTGCTAAAGCCGTGGCTCTGGTAATTCCCGAATTAAAAGGCAAACTAAATGGGATTGCGCTACGGGTTCCGACTCCTAACGTTTCCATTGTTGACCTTGTGGTGCAAGTAGAAAAGAACACCATCACTGAACAAGTGAATGAAGTCCTGCAGGCAGCGGCGGAAGGCCCCCTCAAGGGAATTTTGGACTACACCGATCTGCCTTTAGTGTCCAGTGACTTCCGGGGCACCGATTGCTCCTCAACAGTGGACGCTGGCCTGACCATGGTGATGGGCGGCGACATGGTGAAAGTGGTTGCTTGGTACGACAACGAGTGGGGCTATTCCCAACGGGTAGTAGACCTGGCTGAAGTGGTTGCCCAAAACTGGCAATAA
- the pdhA gene encoding pyruvate dehydrogenase (acetyl-transferring) E1 component subunit alpha, whose translation MVAERILPEFNTATVSLSKEQGLILYEDMVLGRFFEDKCAEMYYRGKMFGFVHLYNGQEAVSSGVIKAMRQDEDYVCSTYRDHVHALSAGVPAREVMAELFGKATGCSRGRGGSMHLFSEQHHLLGGFAFIGEGIPVALGAAFQSKYRREVLGDPRSDTVTACFFGDGTTNNGQFFECLNMAALWKLPILFVVENNKWAIGMAHERATSQPEIYKKASVFNMAGVEVDGMDVVAVHSVAQEAVARARAGEGPTLIEALTYRFRGHSLADPDELRSADEKQFWGARDPIRKFAAYLTENKLVKDKELKAIDQKIQNIIDEALQFAESSPEPDPSELYRYVFAD comes from the coding sequence ATGGTTGCAGAGCGCATCTTGCCCGAATTTAATACCGCTACCGTTTCCTTGAGCAAGGAACAAGGACTGATTCTCTACGAAGATATGGTTCTGGGCCGCTTTTTTGAAGATAAATGCGCTGAAATGTATTATCGGGGCAAGATGTTCGGCTTTGTCCATCTCTACAATGGTCAGGAAGCCGTCTCCTCTGGCGTGATCAAGGCCATGCGCCAAGATGAAGATTATGTTTGCAGTACCTACCGGGATCACGTCCATGCCCTGAGCGCAGGGGTGCCGGCACGGGAAGTGATGGCCGAGTTATTTGGTAAAGCAACCGGCTGTAGTCGAGGCCGGGGAGGCTCGATGCACCTCTTCTCGGAACAACACCATTTATTAGGCGGCTTTGCTTTCATTGGTGAAGGAATTCCCGTCGCCTTAGGAGCCGCTTTCCAAAGCAAGTATCGCCGGGAAGTGCTGGGGGATCCGCGTAGTGATACCGTAACGGCTTGTTTCTTTGGGGATGGTACTACCAACAACGGCCAATTTTTTGAGTGTCTCAATATGGCGGCCCTCTGGAAATTACCGATCCTGTTTGTGGTGGAAAATAATAAATGGGCGATTGGGATGGCCCACGAACGGGCGACCTCTCAACCGGAAATCTATAAAAAGGCCAGTGTTTTTAATATGGCCGGCGTGGAAGTAGATGGTATGGATGTGGTCGCGGTTCATAGTGTGGCCCAAGAAGCCGTAGCCCGTGCCCGTGCTGGTGAAGGGCCAACCTTGATCGAGGCTCTGACCTACCGTTTTCGTGGCCATTCCCTTGCTGATCCCGACGAACTTCGCTCCGCAGACGAAAAACAATTCTGGGGGGCCCGTGATCCCATCCGCAAGTTTGCTGCTTACCTCACGGAGAACAAGCTAGTCAAAGACAAAGAACTCAAGGCCATTGACCAGAAAATCCAGAACATCATTGATGAGGCCCTGCAATTTGCAGAAAGCAGTCCTGAACCTGATCCCAGCGAACTTTACCGCTATGTGTTTGCTGATTAG
- a CDS encoding IMS domain-containing protein, with the protein MRIPLDYYRVLGIPLHSLEEQIEQAYQDRLVQLPRREYSEAAITSRNELYAEAYAVLSNPDQRRYYDQQWWGQNEEAVSLTWDALVDESREADPELPAADEDDLSPAPFLDLAPEQWMGAFLVLQDLGEYELVLAFAEPLLLEASPGEKSLDLVLTVALAYLELSREQWQQQTYEAAATSGLKALARLQEHNDFLSVQAEIRQELYKLRPYRILELLTPAAMTASDLELRQRGLALLQDMIQDRGGIDGKGDDQSGLTTDDFLKFIQQLRSTLTLPEQQQLFSPESARASVISRYLRFQILIAQGLSQKEPQRLLEAQTLLQNITNHQDVALEEAICALLLGQTETAMLALEKSQDQKALALIRDPSSEDSDAFLGLYRYTEKWLTTELCPYFRDITTANLSLTDYFADADVQYFIEHDANSLTTPSAVSSSLDTNPLPTMATPFATYSDDISELPTKRRKGNSARSRTAPAPVSPSGSTQVLSSPAIVPAEESAPTPISSSEEAVETTPRRKRRRKVTIKPLRFGLFLTVVAAVIGLGSVFWAQSRSPLNGLEGEQLDVSLLAPPIELPDPNKAQVLLLPQGDLNADVARQVVETWLARKAQAFGQSQNSAALTDILVEPILSQQQNRVRQDQLQKQYREYQHQADILSFQVDARNPQQAEVIARVKEATKYYKVGRANQPLRQEKDDLTVRYQLQRQGDQWKITDISVQKIH; encoded by the coding sequence GTGCGAATCCCTCTCGACTATTACCGAGTTTTAGGAATCCCATTACATTCATTAGAAGAACAAATCGAACAGGCTTATCAAGACCGACTTGTTCAACTGCCGCGTAGAGAATACAGTGAAGCCGCCATCACCTCCCGTAATGAACTCTACGCCGAGGCCTACGCGGTCCTAAGCAATCCTGATCAACGCCGCTACTACGATCAACAATGGTGGGGTCAGAACGAGGAGGCCGTTTCCCTCACCTGGGACGCCTTGGTCGATGAGAGCCGGGAGGCCGATCCTGAACTACCAGCAGCCGACGAAGACGACCTCAGCCCAGCCCCTTTCCTGGATCTAGCTCCAGAGCAATGGATGGGGGCCTTTTTAGTGCTTCAGGATCTAGGTGAATACGAACTAGTTTTAGCCTTTGCTGAACCCTTACTTTTGGAAGCTTCTCCTGGAGAAAAATCCCTTGATCTTGTTTTGACCGTTGCCCTGGCCTACCTGGAATTAAGCCGAGAACAATGGCAACAACAAACCTATGAAGCAGCGGCTACTTCAGGATTAAAAGCCCTGGCCCGCTTACAGGAACACAATGACTTTCTTTCGGTGCAAGCGGAAATTCGCCAGGAGCTCTATAAGCTACGCCCCTACCGTATCCTTGAACTGCTGACACCAGCGGCTATGACCGCATCAGACCTTGAGTTGAGACAACGGGGGCTGGCTCTCCTCCAGGACATGATCCAAGACCGGGGGGGTATTGATGGCAAGGGCGATGACCAGTCCGGTCTGACAACCGACGACTTTTTAAAGTTTATTCAACAACTCCGCAGTACCTTAACCCTCCCAGAACAACAGCAACTATTTAGCCCAGAGTCGGCCCGGGCCTCAGTGATTAGTCGCTACTTGCGGTTTCAGATTTTGATTGCCCAGGGCCTCAGTCAAAAAGAACCCCAGCGACTTCTAGAGGCTCAGACTCTTTTGCAAAACATAACAAATCATCAAGATGTAGCCCTAGAGGAAGCGATTTGTGCATTATTATTAGGTCAGACGGAAACAGCAATGCTGGCCCTTGAAAAAAGCCAAGACCAAAAAGCATTGGCCTTAATCCGCGACCCATCTTCGGAAGACTCGGATGCATTCCTGGGCTTGTACCGTTACACAGAAAAGTGGCTGACCACAGAACTGTGTCCCTATTTTCGGGATATTACGACGGCCAATCTCTCCTTAACTGATTATTTTGCTGATGCGGATGTTCAATATTTTATTGAGCACGACGCTAACTCCCTCACCACTCCTTCTGCCGTGTCATCTTCTTTGGATACGAATCCTCTACCCACCATGGCTACCCCTTTTGCGACGTATTCAGATGACATTTCCGAGCTCCCTACCAAGAGACGAAAAGGAAATAGCGCTCGTTCCCGCACTGCCCCAGCGCCGGTCTCTCCTAGCGGTTCTACCCAGGTGTTATCCTCTCCGGCCATAGTGCCAGCAGAAGAGAGTGCTCCCACGCCCATTTCAAGTTCAGAAGAAGCAGTTGAGACTACTCCAAGGCGGAAGCGACGCCGCAAAGTGACGATTAAGCCCCTGCGCTTTGGCCTGTTTTTAACGGTTGTGGCAGCGGTAATTGGCCTAGGCAGTGTTTTTTGGGCTCAAAGTCGCTCTCCCCTCAATGGCCTAGAAGGGGAGCAGTTGGATGTGAGCTTGCTAGCCCCCCCCATCGAGCTTCCTGATCCCAATAAAGCTCAGGTTCTGCTTCTGCCCCAAGGGGATCTCAATGCCGACGTAGCCCGTCAAGTGGTAGAAACCTGGTTGGCCCGCAAGGCTCAGGCCTTTGGGCAATCCCAAAATAGTGCGGCCCTAACGGATATTCTGGTCGAGCCGATTCTGAGCCAACAACAAAATCGTGTCCGCCAAGACCAACTCCAAAAACAGTATCGCGAGTATCAGCACCAAGCCGACATTCTTTCTTTTCAGGTGGATGCTCGCAATCCCCAGCAGGCTGAAGTCATTGCTCGGGTCAAAGAAGCAACTAAGTACTATAAAGTGGGAAGGGCCAACCAGCCCCTACGGCAGGAAAAGGATGACCTGACTGTGCGCTATCAACTCCAACGCCAGGGAGACCAGTGGAAAATTACCGATATCTCTGTGCAAAAAATTCACTAG